TGGGACACATTGCCAACAAATAGGCTGGACAAAAAAGTCTGGGTAAGAAGGATTCTTTTTGGTATTTCCTTGTTGCTTCCCATCTTGTATGTTGTCTTGTCGTTTTATGGTGGACTAAACAATGCAATAACTACTCTTTCTGTTCAAAATGGGGTAGCTTGGGCTTCATCGATGCCGCTTTCAACAGAATACCTAGTTTTCGGGTTATTTTTCTGTATAATGATTTTTCTGGCTTACGGGAAGAAGGGTTTAGCAGCATTTGCCATTCCAGTGTTTTTTGCAGTCTTAATCGGGGCAATCTACACTATCGATAATGTTTTTCCGTATGGACAGTTTACGCCTTTTCAAATCTTTGTTCCAACAACCGCAGCAGTAGCCCAATCAGTCCTTGCCGTAATGGGGTACCACACAAGCCTGGACACTTCGCAGACACCAACGCTCCAAGTTTGGGGCACATCAGGAACCACACAGTTTCAAATTGCTTGGCCATGCGCTGGAATTGAAAGCCTGCTTATTTTCACGGTGATTGCTTTGCTGTTTTTGAAGCGGATACCACTTTCTTGGAAGGCTAAAGCAGGGTTTTTTGCTTTGGGAGCGGCTGTGACGTATTTGATTAATATTTTTAGGATTGTGTGGATTTTTTTGTTGGGGATGAATTTTGGTGAGACCTCGGCGCAGGTGCAGGAGTTCCATTTCTACTTTGGCCCCATGTATTCGATGACGTGGATTATTGTTTACCCGCTGATTCTGATTTTGGGGTTGATGCTTTGGCAAAAACACAAAGCACCTAAACAGACACAAAAAACAATGAAAAAAACGTAAAGGCACCTCTTTAAATGAAAACTCTTTTAGCTACCACAGCAACTTTTAACGGTGAGCCGGGGTGGCGGAGTGGTTATCGCGCCAGCCTCGAGATCTAAAAAATGGGCAGCCAGACCAAAAGGTAAGGCAAGATAGCTGGTGGGCTTTGTGCTCGCAGGGGTTCGAATCCCTTCCCCGGCGCCAAACTTATGCCCCGAATAAAGCCAAGATACTTGTTGAAATAACCCAAGAGACAAAAAGAAACTTACCTTAACAGGTTTACATTAGAAGTTTTAGGTAAAATTTCGGATTTGAACAGATTTCTTCTCTGACTGCTTTAAGGATAACCCCCTTTGAAGCAAGAGAGGCTTCTCGGAAACAATTAATAAAACAGGACATGTCCCTTCCACATGTTGTATCTGGACAACAGTTTTTGAGATTTTGACAATCTCTTAGGTTGAATATTTTTTGGCGCATATAACAGGGAAAAACGTCTAGGTTACAATCAATCACCAGTGAAGTTCTTCCTGCTGTGCAGGGGTAACGCATGGGCAACCCGTCATGTGCACTGACCACATCTCTTAGATAACCAGAAACCGTTGCCACATCGGAACCAAGCAGTTTCATTTCTAAGACTTTGGCAACCATGTTTCTAAGGTTCTTTTGTGTTTGAAAGTGCGAGCAAGACAAGTTGCCCCCAACGGTGAATGTTCCATCATTTAAGGAAAAGTAAGGATATGACATAGCAAATGAAATACCTAATTGATCGTTGACGTAATGGATGGTTTGTTCAACATCTTTCACTGTCCAAGTGGGATTAAGAAAAGTGATGGCGTATAACCTTAATCCGCATTTTTTCGCAACTCGTATGGTTTCCTTAGCCGTTTTTGATATCCCGGCAACATGTTTTGCTTGATCCCAGAGTCGTTCATCATAGTGATCAACAGAAACTGATAAAATATCCAAGTTCTTGCTGATATCTATCAAAGTGTTCGGACTAATCGTGCCGTTAGATGTTATGGAAGTTATCATGCCCTTCTTTTTTGCATACGCCAATACCTCAGCCAAATGAGGATACAACCCAGTTTCGCCCCCTGTGAAGTAAATAAATGAAAAACTATTTTTCGCAAGCACATCAACCGCAAATGTTGCATCATCAAGTGATAGGTCAATGGGTTTTGAAGCCCAAATGTTGCATCTATCCAAGCACATTGCATTGCACCTAGTTGTAACTTGAAGGAAGGCAAATTTTAGCTCTCCAAAATTTCTAAGAAAATGAGAAAAAGCGTTTGCCGCTACTGTTGCTTTCAAAAGCCTCACCGTACAATCATGGTTCTTGGATTTATTCAAAAATATGTCGAACACAGCACTGGCGTTATCCAGTTGAATGTGTTCGCTTAATGATACAGCCTAAATCTGCTAATAAATATTTTTCAATGTGTCAACCTCGAAAAAGCGATAACCTAATTTCTACGCAAGTTAACGTTACTCTATTAATGCCATTAGGTCTTGCCCACTCCATCTTTCTAAGTAATAGCACGGGTTTCGCCTGTCCAACGTGGACATAAAAAGAGTTGTGGAGAAAACGAGATTTCTGGCGACACCATCATTCTAAAAAGTTTTAATCTCTTCCCCAACACCAAAAAACATACAAGACTAACTCTCGATGATGTTACTGATTTCAGTGATTTGCTTATGGGTATACTGATATCTTCACCATTTTTCTTAATTCTCTAAGCATTTTTAGGGGTGTTTGAAAAGACCCAGCTAAACAGCCACAGCTGGTGCAATCTGCATTTGAAAAACATCTTCTTTTGTTCCAGGAAACATCCAAATGAAGGGCACCATCCCTCCAGGGGCAATCACGTGTGTGGTCTGGATATTCATACCATTTTATCATTGCTTTTGTCATCAAGAAACGCTTAGGGTATAATGCCTTTGCTTTCTTTAATTCTTCAACTATTGGGGTTCTTTCGTTTTCCTTGACTACCATAGATGAAGAAAAATCCAGTCCACCAGCACATATGTTACACACTACCCCATCAAATCCATTTTCATCTGCAATTTTTATGACACCGTCAAGTTCCTTGTAGTTATCTTTGGTAAGGGTCATATTGATGATAACGCGTTTATCTCCTGAATAATTTTTTATTACCCTTGAAAAAACGCCCTCGCCTCTAATGGCATCATTTGTTTTTGATAATCCATCTATCGAAACAAACAATCTGTGCTTAAACTCGTCTGGTATTCTGATTGTTCCGTTTGTTATAACATACACTAATGGAAATAGTTTATCTGCAAGCATTAAAACGTCTGGTCTTAGCGCAGGCTCGCCGCCCACCAGTAAAACAGCTCTTATGCCTGACTTATACAGGTTTTCAAATCTTTTTTCCCAAACAGAAATCGGGAGATCTTGTGTTTTAAGGTCCTTTCTATCTTGAAAATGATAACAGTGTTTACACCTGAGGTTGCAATTATCCGTGATATCGATTTCCGCGAAATATTTTGTTTTGAATACACTTCTCTTTAGTTCAAGCCATAACAGGTACAAAAGTGTCTGAGCATAGTTTTTCATAAAAACGTACAAGTTGGGCAACAGTTAAAGTCTTCTTACTTTTAGTCTATAAATCATCATGAAACTAGAAAGAAAACATATAACACCATCCTAAGTTCAAACCTGATATGTTACGGGAACCAGAAAACTAACGAAAACAGGTTTAAGGGCGATTTTATGTTTGGTTTGTTTTCCCATAAGGCTTAAATTGTTTTTACGCCGAGTTAGACTTCGCTGTGAGTCTATGGTGTTTTGCCCTTCGTGTGGAAAAGCCAATCCTGACGATGCAGTTTACTGCAATTACTGCAGCAAACCAATTCCTAGACTAAATAACAGATACCCTGCTTCACCACCAAAAGCCCCCATTATAACACCACTGCAGATAACCTCAAACAGACCCCGTATAGCTAGGAAAGTGGAAACGGTCTTGATTTTTTTAATCATTATTCTCATAGTAGCGTTTATATTATTGGGCAGTGAAGCTGGACATGAAACGCTTATTTTCGCCAACATTTACACTGACACATATAATTCTTATGGGACTGAAATATACAGGATAAATATTGACATCAAAAACATTGACTCGACCCCTAAATTAATAGATTCGATTTATCTTAACGGAAACCCCTATGATAGTTACAGTTTACCATCTACTCCAGAACAATATGGGCTACTGAAACAAATAGTTCAGCCAGATCAACACGTCTACGGACAAATTCACTTACCAACCACGTCATATGGAACAGGTGACTGGAACAGAGGAGATTACGTAAAAGTCAGCATTAAGGCATCTACCGGTGGAGATTGCACTACCTCCGTGCATCTAGCATAACTGAAAATATGTGGATTAGTAGATTTTTGTGTCATCTTCTTCTTTTAGAGACGCCCCACATCTGCCGCAGAACCGATTTTTTACAGGGCTTATTTTGCCACATCTGAAACACCGTACGGTACCTGGCGTCAGCATTGGTTGCTTTTGTTGTACTAAGTAGTGACCGCATTTGCCACAGTAAACTAAACCGGGCACTATTTCAAACCCGCAATTTGGGCATCTAACCATGGCGGGTGACTTCGCGTAGGGCATCAGTTTTCTGCGGGATTGCACAGAGTTTCCGTAATCTGCAAGTAAAGCACCTGACTCGACAAGGGCACCACATGCACAAATCGGCATGCCCAGCAGGGCTAAATTGTAACCTATATTGTTTATTATTGAATGCTTGTCAACGTTGTCTGCTGTTATTAAGCCAACAGAGAGTAAAACTGCTCCAACAGCAACAACCCAAGCATATCTTGTTAAGAGGTTTCGACGTTTTATCCAAAACATTGCGGCTGCATCTAGGTAACCGTTTAAGCAGTCAACAATTGTTCCTGTTACTCCAAAAATGGAAACCATAATTCCGAGTAGGTATATTCCAAAACCTATATTGTTTTGAAATGTGGATTTATCTAAACTTCTGGTAATAATTGAACCTATAAAAAACAGGCTTATTCCTGCTGCTGCTATTGTTGTCCTTATGAAAAGTGATTTTTTATAGTTTATGTTGCAAATAATGGTTGATGTGATTATCCCGAAAATACCGAAAACGATGATTACTACTCCTACAAGAATGACACCTAAACATGCATAATATTCAATCGAATATTTTGTCCATGAACCCAAAAGAGAGGAACCAATAATAGATAGGATCAGCCCTCCAGCTATCTCATACACATCATTGTTAACAGCTTTTGGATGGTTTAAGCCAGTTCACCCTCTACAGCCTTGAGAGCAAAATTTTGCTTTTTGCTCAATTGTGTTAAGATGTTTTATTGACCTTTTTGCTTCTTAAGCTTTTATTATAAAAGGGGCAGATGTTCAAAAAAACAAGCCGTAACTTGTTCGGGTAAAATTAAAGTTGTTTTCCGCATTTCCTACAGAATTTCGCTGTTCCCCTGTTATCTGCACCGCAACTCTTGCATCTAATAATGGCAGGCTGTGCTGGGGCTGGTTTGACTACGGGTGCGGGAGCGACTGCTGGCACGACAGGCGTGTTTTGTTGAGTTGGGATTTGTTTTGGTGGTTGTGTTTTTATGGTTTTTAGTTCTTTTTTGGCACGAACAAACATGACACTGACAAGGCTGCAAGCTGCAATTAGCACTATCGCGACAACCCATAGGAGCCAGTTAGTTGAGTATGGGTTTACTACAGACATGTCTAGTGTTACGTCTGAGGAAGAAGTAGCATAACTAGCTTGATTAGCTGGAATTAGGGTTATTGTTTCAGTTGCACCTTGAGCTAACAGACCAATTGATAACGTGTAAGTTATATTGGTTAAACTTAGGCTAACCAGATCTCCTTCTTTAGAGGTGCTGGGTGCTGTTAAAGTAAGTCCGGGGCTTGTTGTATTCACCCATGTCAAGCTTGCTTTGTTGGTTGTACCGTTACTGGCAACTATCCCACTTATATATGCTTCAAAATTCAGAAGCACACTCATATTTTCGCCAGTTGAGGATATGTAACTAAGACCAGTTAGTGTGGCGTTTCCTTTACTAATGGGATTAATACTTCCAGAGAAGCTATCACTTGAAATGCCCGTTATGTTTTCCAAGTTCAATACCAAGTTTAGGTTGCTATTGATCAAGGTGCAGGAAACATTTGCTTTTTCTCCAGGGCTGATTGTTCCCGTGGTCATGTTTATTGTTGAACTGAAACTGCCTGAAATCCAATCGTTACTTACTGAGAAAGAACATGTTTTTGTTTGGGTTTTTGCTTGAACGACAGTGATACCGATTGCTGTAAGCAGAAATATACATAGAAGAGTTACTACCACTTTACTGGCAAATCGTCTGTGGGACATATTATCCTATAATATCTCGTTGCCTTTTTAAGGTTTGTCGATTAAAGGGAGTTTAGATTTTTCTTAAAATACAAAAAATATCAAAATAAATGTCGAGATAAAACAGCAAAAAAGAAGCAACTATTAAACTATTGACCAAGCAATAGCCAAAGAAAGGGCAAGCCCAGACTTTTTTGAGTTCACTAACGTTGCAATTTCATCACAGGCAACCTGAGGATTATTGAACTTGGCGACTTTAGCCACTATTTCTTTCTGCCCAATTACGTGGGGTAAATCAAGATTGCTTAGGCAAATATAATCTCCTTTTGCCATTGATATGCTGATGTAGGGGTCTGTCTTGGTTCCTTTAAACGTTTGAATTGTCTCATTCTCTTTTACCAGCAAAAGTCTTGGACCATCAATACATAAGGCTGTGACGACCCCGTTGTCTATTATGCTAACCAGCAGTCCTGTTTCTTCTTTTTCTTGGGCGTTAGAGAATGCAAAAGGGTATTGTTGGTCTAAATGCTCTTTTAACTCAGTTAAACACTGCTTGTAGTTTGTGTTTTGTTTATCCCACGTAACATGAGACAAGAGCATACTTAGCAGGTTGCGTCCATCTATGACTTTTGCTAACCCCTTCACAATAACACACAGTATTCGTCTGTGGTTTTCCTGATTAAACAGTGAAGTTACATCCAGCAGTGTGAAACTGTCTTTATTTTCTACTTCTTGACTTGCTAAACTGGAATAGCCAAAAGCGAGTTCTTGAAAAGGTGTTGACTGAGTACTCTTTGAAGTGGTTACTTTTGTGATGGGGCTTCCGCATGATTCGCAAAATGCAGCTTTTTCATTATTTGGTTTTCCACAGATTTCGCAGTAGTTACTCATTTTTCTTCGCCAGAACCATTTTTTATATTGCTATTAACCCTTTTTAAATTGAGCGGGTAATCCCCTGTTCCCTTGATTACCGCAAACCAATTAAATACCTACTTGACATATCCATTATTCATCAAATTCCAGAGATGAGTACAAGGTTGAACATGCAAATTTCAGACCTCGTTATTCAATGGAAAGCGGCGGCTGCTTCGTATTTACCTGAGGCACTAAATATAGCAGCAATAGTTTTGATAATCGTAACCGCTGTTCTTCTAAGCATTTTCATGGTTCTTCTTCTTAAAACCAAAAAGAAAATAAAACTTGCAAAATCCAATCAAAAAACTGCAGAAGTGCTCTGCTGGAAATGCAAACAGAAAAACACTTCAGCCGCAAAATTCTGCCGAGCATGTGGAGCAAAATTACTCAGCACTGCATCTGCACCCAGCAGTGTTGCTTGCCCAAAATGTGGCGCGTCTAATTCATCCACAGCGAGGTTCTGTCGTAAATGTGGAAAACCATTAAAGTAGCTTACACAAAAAAGCTTTCAATCTTAATTACTGTTCTGGCAGTAGTTGGAGTTACAGCTTTTTGGCTTTTTGTGCCACACGGCGGAGTGTACAACCTTCTGGACATTCTCTCATCAACAATAATTGTGGGTTTCTCAATTCTCTTATCCATAAGCATAAGCAGTTACGCTGAGGAAAGAAAAAAGATTCTGAAGCTTAGAAAAGCAACAAAAAAAAGTTTTCTTTCAACAAACGAAATCAGTTGCATTTCAGATATAGGAAAAGTAAGAGAACTCGACGAGGACAGCGTTTTTGCCTCAAGAGTGTTCTCCACAATAGGTGGTGTGACAAGCCAAAAAATTTTGATGATAGTAGCTGACGGCATGGGCGGTCACAGTAAAGGTGAAGTCGCCAGTGCATTAGGAGTTGCCACAGTTGTCAATCAGTTAATCCCCCAGCTCATGTCACCTAAAGAAGTTGACTACAAAACTGCT
This is a stretch of genomic DNA from Candidatus Bathyarchaeota archaeon. It encodes these proteins:
- a CDS encoding archaeosortase/exosortase family protein, which encodes MNSQESKPQIFKLKINHETKIRLLPLIAFVAAFVLLGLLEPNSFGALWKGRTFELFFIWLIGLELMLGWDTLPTNRLDKKVWVRRILFGISLLLPILYVVLSFYGGLNNAITTLSVQNGVAWASSMPLSTEYLVFGLFFCIMIFLAYGKKGLAAFAIPVFFAVLIGAIYTIDNVFPYGQFTPFQIFVPTTAAVAQSVLAVMGYHTSLDTSQTPTLQVWGTSGTTQFQIAWPCAGIESLLIFTVIALLFLKRIPLSWKAKAGFFALGAAVTYLINIFRIVWIFLLGMNFGETSAQVQEFHFYFGPMYSMTWIIVYPLILILGLMLWQKHKAPKQTQKTMKKT
- a CDS encoding radical SAM protein, translating into MKATVAANAFSHFLRNFGELKFAFLQVTTRCNAMCLDRCNIWASKPIDLSLDDATFAVDVLAKNSFSFIYFTGGETGLYPHLAEVLAYAKKKGMITSITSNGTISPNTLIDISKNLDILSVSVDHYDERLWDQAKHVAGISKTAKETIRVAKKCGLRLYAITFLNPTWTVKDVEQTIHYVNDQLGISFAMSYPYFSLNDGTFTVGGNLSCSHFQTQKNLRNMVAKVLEMKLLGSDVATVSGYLRDVVSAHDGLPMRYPCTAGRTSLVIDCNLDVFPCYMRQKIFNLRDCQNLKNCCPDTTCGRDMSCFINCFREASLASKGVILKAVREEICSNPKFYLKLLM
- a CDS encoding radical SAM protein; the encoded protein is MKNYAQTLLYLLWLELKRSVFKTKYFAEIDITDNCNLRCKHCYHFQDRKDLKTQDLPISVWEKRFENLYKSGIRAVLLVGGEPALRPDVLMLADKLFPLVYVITNGTIRIPDEFKHRLFVSIDGLSKTNDAIRGEGVFSRVIKNYSGDKRVIINMTLTKDNYKELDGVIKIADENGFDGVVCNICAGGLDFSSSMVVKENERTPIVEELKKAKALYPKRFLMTKAMIKWYEYPDHTRDCPWRDGALHLDVSWNKRRCFSNADCTSCGCLAGSFQTPLKMLRELRKMVKISVYP
- a CDS encoding zinc ribbon domain-containing protein; this translates as MVFCPSCGKANPDDAVYCNYCSKPIPRLNNRYPASPPKAPIITPLQITSNRPRIARKVETVLIFLIIILIVAFILLGSEAGHETLIFANIYTDTYNSYGTEIYRINIDIKNIDSTPKLIDSIYLNGNPYDSYSLPSTPEQYGLLKQIVQPDQHVYGQIHLPTTSYGTGDWNRGDYVKVSIKASTGGDCTTSVHLA
- a CDS encoding zinc ribbon domain-containing protein — its product is MYEIAGGLILSIIGSSLLGSWTKYSIEYYACLGVILVGVVIIVFGIFGIITSTIICNINYKKSLFIRTTIAAAGISLFFIGSIITRSLDKSTFQNNIGFGIYLLGIMVSIFGVTGTIVDCLNGYLDAAAMFWIKRRNLLTRYAWVVAVGAVLLSVGLITADNVDKHSIINNIGYNLALLGMPICACGALVESGALLADYGNSVQSRRKLMPYAKSPAMVRCPNCGFEIVPGLVYCGKCGHYLVQQKQPMLTPGTVRCFRCGKISPVKNRFCGRCGASLKEEDDTKIY
- a CDS encoding zinc ribbon domain-containing protein, with translation MSHRRFASKVVVTLLCIFLLTAIGITVVQAKTQTKTCSFSVSNDWISGSFSSTINMTTGTISPGEKANVSCTLINSNLNLVLNLENITGISSDSFSGSINPISKGNATLTGLSYISSTGENMSVLLNFEAYISGIVASNGTTNKASLTWVNTTSPGLTLTAPSTSKEGDLVSLSLTNITYTLSIGLLAQGATETITLIPANQASYATSSSDVTLDMSVVNPYSTNWLLWVVAIVLIAACSLVSVMFVRAKKELKTIKTQPPKQIPTQQNTPVVPAVAPAPVVKPAPAQPAIIRCKSCGADNRGTAKFCRKCGKQL
- a CDS encoding zinc ribbon domain-containing protein is translated as MQISDLVIQWKAAAASYLPEALNIAAIVLIIVTAVLLSIFMVLLLKTKKKIKLAKSNQKTAEVLCWKCKQKNTSAAKFCRACGAKLLSTASAPSSVACPKCGASNSSTARFCRKCGKPLK